In one Candidatus Woesearchaeota archaeon B3_Woes genomic region, the following are encoded:
- a CDS encoding UDP-glucose 4-epimerase, whose translation MKILVTGGAGFIGSHIVDILIKRGEKVIIVDDLSTGKKEYINKQSKFYKADITEDINPIFEKEKPEIVIHTAAHVMLRESLKDPMKDAQINVIGTINILEACRKNNVKKIIYTSTGGARVSEPEYLPVDEKHPLNPCSPYGISKHTAEHYIRIYNQLYNLDYIIFCFGNVYGMRDDPSNKRLISVFIEKMIKGKIPTIFWDGTQTRDFIYVIDLVKFIVESINKNPKHKLFNLANGKQVSVNEVFNILKELTNFKEKPNYIEEIKGEVKDIFLDTTLAEKELNWKPEHDLKSGLKETIEWFKKV comes from the coding sequence ATGAAAATATTAGTTACAGGTGGAGCAGGTTTTATTGGAAGTCACATAGTAGATATTCTTATAAAAAGAGGAGAGAAAGTTATTATAGTTGATGATTTAAGTACTGGAAAAAAAGAGTACATAAATAAACAATCAAAATTTTATAAAGCAGATATTACAGAAGATATAAATCCTATTTTTGAAAAAGAGAAGCCAGAAATTGTGATTCATACTGCTGCTCATGTTATGTTAAGAGAATCATTAAAAGATCCTATGAAGGATGCTCAAATAAATGTTATTGGAACAATAAATATACTAGAAGCGTGTAGGAAAAATAATGTAAAAAAAATCATATATACGTCAACAGGAGGGGCAAGAGTTAGTGAACCAGAATATCTTCCTGTAGATGAAAAACATCCTTTAAATCCCTGTTCTCCTTATGGAATTTCTAAACATACAGCAGAACACTATATACGGATTTATAATCAATTATACAATTTAGATTATATTATCTTTTGTTTTGGAAATGTTTATGGTATGAGAGATGACCCAAGTAATAAAAGATTAATCTCAGTTTTTATAGAAAAAATGATTAAAGGAAAAATACCTACCATTTTTTGGGATGGGACACAAACAAGAGATTTTATTTATGTTATTGATTTGGTAAAGTTTATAGTTGAAAGTATAAATAAAAATCCAAAACACAAATTATTCAATTTAGCTAATGGAAAGCAAGTTAGTGTTAATGAAGTATTTAATATATTAAAGGAATTAACAAATTTTAAAGAAAAACCAAATTATATTGAAGAAATAAAAGGGGAAGTTAAAGATATTTTTTTAGACACAACTTTAGCAGAAAAAGAGCTTAATTGGAAACCAGAACACGATCTGAAAAGCGGTTTAAAAGAAACAATTGAATGGTTTAAAAAAGTTTAA
- a CDS encoding 30S ribosomal protein S12, with protein MGKKSNGLGAGSKLRKRRVKGRWMNSNYASRTLGLKIKSDPLGGASQAKGIVLEKVQLEAKQPNSAMRKCVRVQLIKNGKQITAFAPRDGATKLIDEHDEVVVECIGGAKGKSKGDLSGIRWQVIKVNDQSLVALRKGIIEKARK; from the coding sequence ATGGGGAAAAAATCAAATGGATTGGGAGCGGGAAGCAAGCTTAGAAAGAGAAGGGTTAAAGGCAGGTGGATGAATTCAAATTATGCAAGCAGAACTCTTGGTTTAAAGATAAAATCTGATCCTTTAGGCGGAGCTTCACAAGCAAAAGGTATTGTATTAGAAAAAGTACAATTAGAAGCAAAACAGCCTAATTCTGCTATGAGAAAGTGCGTTAGGGTTCAGTTAATAAAGAACGGCAAACAAATAACTGCTTTTGCCCCAAGAGATGGTGCTACAAAGTTAATAGACGAACACGATGAAGTTGTAGTAGAGTGTATTGGTGGAGCAAAAGGAAAATCAAAAGGTGATTTGTCAGGTATTAGATGGCAGGTTATTAAAGTTAATGATCAAAGTTTAGTTGCTTTAAGAAAAGGAATTATAGAGAAAGCTAGAAAATGA
- a CDS encoding AMP phosphorylase, protein MKRLKVKDMNISTGGILVAILNEEDASQLDLHSLDRIKVRKGKKEATIVLDIAESGKAVRRGYIGLFEEIIDAIDAENNDVVEIIPAGKPISLEYIKKKLDGRKLTQKEINQIVWDIVHNKLQESEMTYFVAAGYANKLDMEETVWLTKAMRDTGDILKFKNRVVVDKHCVGGLAGNRTTMIIVPIVAAAGLTIPKTSSRSITSPSGTADTVEVFTNVSLDIKQMKKVVKKTNGCLVWGGSLNLSPADDKIINVERPLSIDAESQLLASVMSKKASVSTKYLLIDIPVGVGSKITHKDKAAKLKRDFEEVSKKLGIKTKVIITDGKQPIGNGIGPGLEARDVLYVLKRDKKRPLDLEKKSLMMAGIMLEMGGKAKKGQGFRKAQNILESGKAYKKFIEIIKAQGGKEILPNQIKIGNQKFDLKSHKDGKLHIINNRAICKIARVAGAPNDKGAGIYLHKHVGDYVKKGETLLTIYAHNKIKLDFAKKALIKLDGMVIKQ, encoded by the coding sequence ATGAAGAGACTTAAAGTCAAAGATATGAATATATCTACAGGAGGCATTTTAGTAGCTATCTTAAATGAAGAAGATGCTTCTCAACTTGATCTACATTCTTTAGATAGAATAAAAGTAAGAAAAGGAAAAAAAGAGGCTACAATTGTTCTAGATATAGCAGAAAGCGGCAAAGCAGTTAGAAGAGGTTATATTGGCTTATTTGAGGAAATTATTGATGCTATAGATGCTGAAAATAATGATGTGGTTGAGATAATTCCAGCTGGAAAACCTATTTCCTTAGAATATATCAAAAAGAAATTAGATGGTCGTAAACTAACACAAAAAGAGATTAATCAAATTGTATGGGATATTGTTCATAACAAACTCCAAGAATCTGAAATGACATATTTTGTTGCAGCAGGTTATGCTAATAAGTTAGATATGGAAGAAACTGTTTGGTTGACTAAAGCGATGAGAGATACAGGGGATATATTAAAATTTAAGAATCGTGTAGTTGTTGATAAACATTGTGTTGGGGGATTAGCTGGGAATAGAACAACAATGATTATTGTGCCTATTGTGGCTGCTGCTGGATTAACTATTCCTAAAACATCTTCGAGAAGCATAACTTCTCCTTCAGGAACAGCAGATACTGTAGAGGTGTTTACAAATGTTTCTTTAGATATTAAACAAATGAAAAAGGTTGTTAAAAAAACAAATGGTTGTTTGGTTTGGGGAGGAAGTTTAAATTTGTCTCCTGCAGATGATAAAATCATAAATGTTGAAAGGCCATTAAGTATTGACGCTGAATCACAATTACTGGCTTCTGTTATGTCTAAAAAAGCAAGTGTTTCAACCAAATACCTATTGATAGATATCCCTGTTGGGGTTGGCTCAAAAATAACTCATAAAGATAAAGCAGCTAAATTAAAAAGAGATTTTGAAGAAGTATCAAAAAAGCTTGGAATTAAAACAAAAGTAATTATAACTGATGGAAAACAGCCAATTGGCAATGGTATTGGGCCCGGATTAGAAGCAAGAGATGTTTTATATGTTTTGAAAAGAGATAAGAAAAGACCTTTAGATTTAGAGAAAAAGAGTTTAATGATGGCAGGTATTATGTTAGAAATGGGTGGAAAAGCTAAGAAAGGGCAGGGATTTAGAAAAGCACAAAATATTCTTGAATCTGGAAAAGCATATAAAAAATTTATTGAGATTATAAAAGCTCAGGGAGGAAAAGAAATATTACCTAATCAAATAAAAATCGGCAATCAAAAATTTGACCTAAAATCACATAAAGATGGGAAACTACATATTATTAATAACAGAGCAATCTGTAAAATAGCGAGAGTGGCAGGAGCACCAAATGATAAAGGAGCAGGAATTTATTTACATAAACATGTTGGTGATTATGTAAAAAAAGGAGAAACCCTTCTGACAATTTATGCTCATAACAAAATAAAATTAGATTTTGCAAAAAAAGCCCTTATCAAATTAGACGGCATGGTTATTAAACAATAG
- a CDS encoding glycosidase: MVVKTLKDKIVFGPDYVSIDFCPVAKDTGQETFLLGTFNPGMTRLKNGNVLLMIRMAETLKGFKGKDVVYTPRMDLKKKKFVLDTYPRKHVKFSDPRHFDIKQPNGETAIRLTSVSWLLPVEMSPDGMKVVKIHYTKAILPEKVYQEYGIEDPRITKIKNKYYMTAVGVSPNKICTCMYESSNGLDYKLKGVIFGNQNKDVVLFPEKIKGRYVALTRPEGPSNIAFPYEHGSLVGGEYINISYSPDLKYWTPYDEFLLTLKKDSLFDKKIGNNSPPILMDFNRKKYWFFLFHGVQSGTKGVGVYRTFAALLDKNNPTKIFKIKYKPFLEPNLKLEKRIREILLLKNVVFTTGMIPDGKDYLICSGEADTVVRMTKVSKEAIVKFFS; encoded by the coding sequence ATGGTTGTAAAAACACTAAAAGATAAAATTGTTTTTGGACCAGACTATGTTAGTATTGATTTTTGTCCTGTAGCAAAAGACACAGGCCAAGAAACTTTTCTTTTAGGAACATTTAATCCAGGTATGACTCGGTTAAAAAATGGAAATGTGCTTCTAATGATTAGGATGGCTGAAACATTAAAAGGATTTAAAGGCAAAGATGTTGTATATACTCCTCGAATGGATCTAAAAAAGAAAAAATTTGTTTTAGATACATATCCTAGAAAACATGTAAAATTCAGTGATCCAAGACATTTTGATATTAAACAACCAAATGGTGAAACAGCCATAAGATTAACTTCTGTCTCATGGTTATTGCCTGTTGAAATGAGTCCAGATGGAATGAAAGTAGTTAAAATTCATTATACAAAAGCGATTCTTCCAGAAAAAGTTTACCAGGAATATGGAATAGAAGACCCTAGAATTACAAAAATAAAAAATAAATACTATATGACTGCTGTAGGAGTTAGTCCTAATAAAATTTGTACTTGTATGTATGAATCAAGCAATGGTCTTGATTATAAATTAAAAGGAGTTATTTTTGGAAATCAGAATAAAGATGTTGTTTTATTTCCAGAAAAGATTAAAGGAAGATATGTTGCACTAACAAGACCAGAAGGGCCATCTAATATTGCTTTCCCTTATGAACATGGTTCTCTTGTAGGAGGAGAATACATCAATATTTCCTATTCTCCTGACCTTAAATACTGGACTCCTTATGACGAGTTTTTATTAACACTAAAAAAGGATAGTTTATTTGATAAAAAGATTGGCAATAATTCTCCACCAATCTTAATGGATTTTAATAGAAAAAAATATTGGTTTTTCTTGTTTCATGGTGTACAAAGTGGAACTAAAGGAGTAGGAGTCTATCGTACTTTTGCTGCATTGCTTGATAAAAATAATCCTACAAAAATTTTCAAAATTAAATATAAACCTTTTTTAGAACCTAATCTAAAATTAGAAAAACGAATTAGAGAAATACTATTACTAAAGAATGTTGTTTTTACAACAGGTATGATTCCTGATGGTAAAGATTATCTAATCTGTTCTGGTGAGGCAGACACAGTAGTTAGAATGACAAAAGTTTCAAAAGAAGCTATTGTAAAATTTTTCTCTTAA
- a CDS encoding 30S ribosomal protein S7 codes for MNEIKAFNRWSTEGIKVEDIGLRNYITLSPKIVPRTGAKYAGNRFHKSKVFIVERLMNKLMVPGHKSRKHFKSSGRTTGKGHKAYDIVERTLGLIEKRTNDNPIKVFVKALENAAQREEIITIEYGGARYPKAVECAPQRRIDLALRYMTQGAYHKSFNSKKSIEEYLSEEIINAFNLSNNSNAITKKLEIERQADSSR; via the coding sequence ATGAATGAGATAAAAGCCTTTAACAGATGGTCTACTGAAGGAATTAAAGTAGAAGATATTGGTTTAAGAAATTATATAACCTTAAGTCCTAAAATTGTTCCTAGAACAGGTGCAAAATACGCTGGAAATAGGTTTCATAAGTCTAAAGTATTTATTGTTGAGAGATTAATGAACAAGCTTATGGTTCCTGGACATAAAAGCAGAAAACACTTTAAATCAAGCGGAAGAACCACTGGAAAAGGCCATAAAGCATATGATATTGTTGAAAGAACATTAGGACTTATTGAAAAAAGAACTAATGATAATCCAATAAAAGTTTTTGTTAAAGCTTTGGAAAATGCTGCTCAGCGTGAAGAAATCATAACAATTGAATATGGTGGAGCAAGATATCCAAAAGCAGTTGAGTGTGCTCCACAAAGGAGAATTGACTTGGCTTTAAGATATATGACACAAGGTGCTTATCATAAATCATTTAATTCTAAGAAATCTATTGAAGAATATTTATCAGAAGAGATTATTAATGCTTTTAATTTAAGCAATAATTCTAATGCTATTACAAAGAAATTAGAAATTGAAAGACAAGCTGATTCTAGTAGATAG
- the rpl10e gene encoding 50S ribosomal protein L16 (located in the peptidyl transferase center and may be involved in peptidyl transferase activity; similar to bacterial L16), with translation MLLVFICFCFKDIENFINSLKSLSSMARLRKFTSYRRIERPYTRISKYKKKSFIKAQPRHTIIRFNMGNKTRKFNYILDLKSKSDLQIRHNAIESARQSSNRLLEKELGTKEYALSIVVYPHHVTRENPVAAGAGADRFSTGMSHSFGKPHSVAAQVRKGQTLFRLKVNKNDLKTAREALKRVQKKLPCGCLIETTENKS, from the coding sequence ATGCTATTGGTTTTTATATGTTTTTGTTTTAAAGACATAGAAAACTTTATAAATAGCTTAAAATCCCTCTCTTCTATGGCAAGATTAAGAAAATTTACATCATATAGGAGAATAGAAAGACCTTATACAAGAATATCAAAATATAAGAAAAAGTCTTTTATTAAAGCTCAGCCGAGACATACTATTATTAGATTTAACATGGGCAATAAAACAAGAAAATTTAATTATATTCTAGATCTTAAATCTAAATCAGATTTACAAATAAGACATAATGCAATAGAATCAGCAAGACAATCTTCTAACAGATTATTAGAAAAAGAGCTTGGCACAAAAGAATATGCATTAAGTATAGTGGTTTATCCTCATCACGTTACAAGAGAAAATCCAGTGGCGGCTGGAGCTGGAGCTGATAGGTTTAGTACTGGTATGAGCCATAGTTTTGGAAAACCACATAGTGTTGCAGCACAAGTTAGGAAAGGCCAAACATTATTCAGATTAAAAGTAAATAAAAATGACCTAAAAACCGCACGAGAAGCTCTTAAGAGAGTTCAGAAAAAGCTTCCTTGTGGATGTTTAATAGAAACCACAGAGAACAAGTCATAA
- a CDS encoding HIT family protein, giving the protein MYDCLFCKIIKGEIPCSKLYENENVLAFLDIAPVHKGHALVVPKKHYVNVFDVDENNFSEVAKAVKKLSFAVKKATNADGLTITSNNGESAGQLVMHLHTHIIPRFKGDGLELWPQGKYEENEMDEYRKKIEAFLNE; this is encoded by the coding sequence ATGTATGATTGTTTGTTCTGCAAAATAATTAAAGGAGAGATTCCTTGTTCAAAACTATATGAAAACGAAAATGTTTTGGCTTTTTTAGATATTGCGCCAGTGCATAAAGGCCATGCGTTGGTTGTACCTAAAAAACATTATGTGAATGTCTTTGATGTTGATGAAAATAATTTTAGTGAAGTTGCTAAGGCTGTTAAGAAATTATCATTTGCTGTAAAAAAAGCAACAAATGCAGACGGATTAACTATAACTTCTAATAATGGAGAATCTGCTGGTCAATTGGTTATGCATCTTCATACCCACATCATCCCAAGGTTTAAAGGTGATGGATTAGAACTTTGGCCTCAGGGAAAGTATGAAGAAAACGAAATGGACGAGTACAGGAAAAAAATAGAAGCTTTTTTAAATGAATAA